A genomic window from Ascaphus truei isolate aAscTru1 chromosome 1, aAscTru1.hap1, whole genome shotgun sequence includes:
- the UBE2K gene encoding ubiquitin-conjugating enzyme E2 K: MANIAAQRIKREFKEVLKSEETSKNQIKVDLVDENFSELRGEIAGPPDTPYEGGRFQLEIKIPETYPFNPPKVRFITKIWHPNISSVTGAICLDILKDQWAAAMTLRTVLLSLQALLAAAEPDDPQDAVVANQYKQNPEMFKQTARLWAHVYAGAPVTSPEYTKKIENLCAMGFDRNAVIAALSSKAWDVETATELLLSN; encoded by the exons ACCAGCAAAAACCAAATCAAAGTAGATCTAGTAGACGAGAATTTCTCCGAACTGAGAGGTGAAATAGCAGGCCCCCCAGACACGCCTTACGAGG GTGGGCGATTTCAGTTAGAAATAAAAATTCCAGAAACATACCCATTTAACCCTCCTAAG GTGCGGTTTATTACCAAAATCTGGCATCCGAATATTAGTTCAGTTACAGGAGCGATTTGTTTGGATATATTGAAAGACCAATG ggcCGCAGCAATGACGTTAAGAACAGTGTTGTTATCATTGCAAGCTCTATTGGCTGCAGCAGAACCAGATGATCCACAGGATGCAGTGGTGGCAAATCAG TACAAACAAAATCCAGAAATGTTCAAACAGACCGCTCGACTGTGGGCACATGTGTATGCAGGAGCACCCGTCACTAGTCCAGAATACACGAAAAAAATAGAGAACCTTTGTGCTATGGGCTTTGATAGg AATGCAGTAATAGCTGCCTTGTCGTCAAAAGCATGGGATGTAGAAACTGCAACAGAACTACTTCTGAGTAACTGA